The Mastomys coucha isolate ucsf_1 unplaced genomic scaffold, UCSF_Mcou_1 pScaffold11, whole genome shotgun sequence genome includes a window with the following:
- the LOC116082470 gene encoding apolipoprotein L3-like produces the protein MEVKHQRKEDDALSEALGETLADTDTEDEDELQNVLWHKERFLDVYPRVKLELEEHISKLHALADKVDKVHRDCTISQVVASSSSAVSGVLTILGLALAPVTAGVSLALSATGLGLGAAAAVTSVSTSIVEKVSITSAEAEASKLVPTNKDTTKGMKDIWDLSDPRFVSLCKTSLKNLKNIKNNIDAVKLTKANPRLANNAKRLMTTGKISRRNTKQVQKAFGGTALAMTKEARIVGAATAGFALLLDVGNLVEDSKHLHEGAKSEYAAELRQQAQDLEQKLQKLKQFRDILIQ, from the exons ATGGAGGTTAAGCATCAGAG GAAAGAGGATGATGCCTTGAGTGAAGCCCTAGGTGAGACTCTAGCTGATACTGAtacagaagatgaagatgagcTCCAAAATGTCCTATGGCACAAGGAGAGGTTCTTGGATGTTTATCCTCGGGTGAAACTGGAGCTTGAGGAGCACATCAGTAAGCTCCACGCTCTGGCAGACAAGGTTGACAAGGTGCACAGGGACTGCACCATCTCACAGGTGGTGGCCAGCTCCAGCAGCGCTGTGTCCGGAGTCCTGACAATCCTTGGTCTGGCTCTGGCACCTGTGACAGCAGGAGTCAGTCTGGCACTGTCAGCCACTGGCTTGGGGCTGGGGGCAGCAGCGGCTGTGACAAGTGTTTCCACAAGCATTGTGGAAAAGGTAAGCATTACATCTGCTGAAGCTGAAGCCAGCAAGCTGGTGCCAACCAACAAAGACACAACGAAGGGCATGAAAGACATTTGGGATCTGAGTGACCCCAGATTTGTTTCCTTATGCAAGACTTCCTTGAAGAACCTAAAAAACATCAAGAACAACATTGATGCTGTCAAACTGACCAAAGCCAACCCTCGACTAGCAAATAATGCCAAGCGTCTCATGACCACAGGGAAGATATCTCGCCGAAATACTAAACAGGTGCAGAAAGCCTTTGGAGGTACTGCTCTGGCTATGACCAAAGAAGCCCGGATTGTGGGTGCAGCCACCGCAGGTTTCGCCCTCCTGCTGGATGTGGGCAACCTTGTGGAAGACTCGAAGCATTTGCATGAGGGTGCTAAGTCAGAGTATGCTGCAGAGCTGCGGCAGCAGGCTCAGGACCTGGAGCAGAAGTTGCAGAAGCTCAAACAGTTTCGTGACATCCTGATTCAGTGA